In Diceros bicornis minor isolate mBicDic1 chromosome 38, mDicBic1.mat.cur, whole genome shotgun sequence, the sequence GCAGAAGACTGGCTGCCTACCAGGACCCGCAGCCCCCGGAGCAAAGCCGCCTTCCTCACGCGCTCGTCCACGCccgcggggcgggggcggcgcccagcccagcccagcccagcccagggcccGCCGCGCCCGCGCGCGCTCACCCGCGGCCGTGAAGCCCCGCGCCAGGGCACAGGCCAGCTGGCCGGCGCCGATGAAGCCCACGCTCATGGCCCGGCTCCGCGTGTTCCGGCGGCCGGGGGCGCCCCGGGGGAAGGCGGAGAGGGCGAGGCAGCGGGCGGCGGCGCCCCGGGGCCGGATCCGGGGAGTCCCGCAGCTTCCGCCCGGGTCCGCGACCCTCCTCGCTCGCCCGCAGACCGCGCCGCAGAGCCAGGTGGGCCCGCCCCTCCAGGGCGGCCAATCCGCGGCCGGGAGCTCGGGGCGGGCCAATCCGCGGCCGGGCCGGGGCCGTGCGCCCGCCTCCTGCGCACGGGATTGGCCGGCGGACCCTCGGCCGCCGGGCGCGGAAGCCGGGATCTCCGCCTCGCGAGCGCCCCCTCCCGGCTGGCCCgggggccccgccccgcccgagGGTGGGGGGCGCGGTCCAGACCCCGTGGGCTCAGGGCGGAGGCCGGGCGGAGGGCTGGCTGGTACTGTTTCCGGCGCCGGCCACCAGCTGCCCGCCGTGGGCCAGGGGACGCCTCCAGGCTGCCGACTTGAGCGGCTGAGTGGCACCCTCCTGGCGGGGGCTCAGACGGGAGCGCGGAGACCCGTGGGCCCCGGCCGGGCGCCCCGGTGCCCGGGACCAGCGGGGCTGGAGCCGGGAGCCCCGCCTGCCCCGCTCCCTCCGGCCGCGCGGGGAGGCGGCGGGGGGCGCGGTGTCTTCACTGGAACGTGCACGGTTCCCGCGAGCTGGTCTCCTTCGCTAGGCTGCACAGAGGGTCGGTTCCTGTTTAGGAAACGATCGGCTCCTGAGGGCCTGGCTCAAGTGTGACAAGTCTGTGACTCCtcttccccccgcccccacccccgctTGCTTTGAAAAGCTCCGCAAATGCGacgtttccttttcctcagtcgTCAATGTAAGGACTAGGGGAAcaggaggcagagaaaagcacagaggaaGGAGGTGGCGTCCCTCGAGGACTCGGAAGAGCCGCAGAGACCCTCAGTTCCCCTCCGCCTCTCCACCAGTGCTGCCACAGCCCTTTCCATGGAATCCGCACCCCCAACCCCAGCAGGGGCCGCCCTCTGCAGTTTCCCTCTAGTTGATCACGTTCCTGAGCAAGTCCCGGGTCCTCAGTTTCTGCACCCTGAAAAGTGAGGACCCAATATTTACTAGTAAGCAAAATagtatttctgtaactttttctgATTAGAAAAGTGATACATGCATATTGAGGaagatttggaaaatacaaaaaaagtaaaagcaagAAGGTCAAAATCACCCATAATCACACTTCCTAAGGAGAGTTTTTTGCAAACAGTTTTGGTGTTTTTCCTCAGATTATTCTGTGCATACATATCTTTTCCATCATTGGAAATAAATGATATACATATGATTTTGAAATTTCTATACTAGATACATAAGCATTTTCCAATGTCACTGAAAAGTTATTTaaaacaagattttaatgactacTTAGCATGCCATTATATGGATGCACCATACTACTTCAGGTGTTCTCCCAAAGATCAACATTAAGtttattaattcaatatatatttgttgagccAGGTTCTGGGGATAcagctgtgaacaaaacagaagtCCCTATCCTCACAAAACTTACATCAATTTATAAAATTACTATTTGTTCTACTGTGATAAAATCTTTGCCTGACTTTATTTCCTTAGCGTGGATCCATACAAGTGAGATGTCGGGGTTCAGTGTGTAGAGGCTTTAAAGGCTCCCCATCGTGGCCATGTTGCAGCCTAGCCTAGTGGTCACCAGCATGCGCTCTGACACCGGAAACCCAGCAGTTCAGACtggctgaaggaggaggaggactttTGACCCCGCCCTCGGGAAAGGTACCGGGAGCACACTACCTAGAAGGAGCAGCTGCGTCACGGGCACCGCGGAGACTGGAACCAGACCCAGTGCTGCCAGCATCCCGCCTCTCTCCTTTGTCGCTCACCTGTACTTGCCTCCACGTGGCCTCTTCTTTCTTGCTGCAGGAGTCTCTGGCAGGCAGTGGGGAAGATGGGAGCCACCTTCCTGCACAGCTTCCCAGTGCTGCCTGTTCCCCTGAGGGACACTCGGGCTCCCCAGAGTACACTCGGGAGGCTGCAGGGTCCCTTTGCTCCCTGGCTCTGGCCTGCAGTACAGGAGGTTGTGCCAAAGccgaatgtgtgtgtgttggggtggggcGGGGTGTGGGGGACACTGGTGTCTCACTCCTGTCAGATCCCTTACACACATCCATCCCTTACCCAGTTGCCTTAGTGTCTCCTGCCTCAGCTTCTAGGAGTAGAGGAGAAATAGGAGGAGGACTACAAGAGCCTAGGAAAGGAGGCCATGTTGGTGACCCCCAATGCTGGCTTGACCCCCGCCCAGGGCAGGCCACGCAGGAGAGGGAGCAGCCATGGCGCTCGGTCCTCCTCACTAAGCTTGGACGTGTGAGACAGTGACCGGAAATGGTATTTTTGAGGGAACTTGGACATCTATTATCTTTTCATCTCTGAGGTTTAAAGTGTATATGTACAAagtttttgatatatattttaattgtaaGCAATCCCATTTCCTTTTCTCGTAATGACCATGCTGACTCTAGAGGCCCGTTTTGTTGGTGCAGGGGCCCCAGCGTGGCTCCCGTGGTGATTACGTCTCATGCCTGTGAAGTCCTTTGGGCACAAGTGTTGgatggatgagatgagatgaggggAGGAAAGACCCGTCCTTCCCACCCAGCCACTTAGGACACACCTCAAGGAGGGCCCCAGCCTGGGACTGCCATCCTGCCGTGGATGTATCCTCTCCATGTCTGGCCCCTGTCTCCTTGGGTGCCCACTCTATCCTCTTACGCCATCTGAACAGAGAGAGAAGTCCAGAAAGAAGACAGGGGAGTTCACTAAGCTTCCAGGGCTGCCCGCCTTCACCCCTCTCCTCCGATCCTCTCCTCCACCAGCAGATGGTGCAGCTGCTTCTGCCGGCCCTCCCTCTCACCCCCCACCGtctgccccctctccccctccagcATGAAAGAGAAGAAGAGGTGGGGGGGGGTCGAGTGGATAGGATGGAAGTGGGCTGAGATTCTGTAATGACATGATGTAATAAGctatttgcttattttctgtGGCTTTTGCTCCAAATGAGAGGTTTGGGCTCTCACACGGTGAAGTGTGAAGTATCAACTCAGCATTCTTCATGGGGACTTCTAAGTCCTGTGCGCTCCCCTGCCTGggcttcagatttggcagagatgattccaggaacccGTATGGGCATCCCACAGCTCCGCTGCCAGCAATTTCTGATGACTGGATAATGCTTCCTTTCTGCCTTCACTAGTCCAGGTTCTTCACTCTCAGGGTCCGTCTCTAAATAGCAGGCTCATCTCTTCTAAGAAATGATCCAGGGAATGAGGGAGAAGCC encodes:
- the LOC131399540 gene encoding basic salivary proline-rich protein 1-like → MARLRVFRRPGAPRGKAERARQRAAAPRGRIRGVPQLPPGSATLLARPQTAPQSQVGPPLQGGQSAAGSSGRANPRPGRGRAPASCARDWPADPRPPGAEAGISASRAPPPGWPGGPAPPEGGGRGPDPVGSGRRPGGGLAGTVSGAGHQLPAVGQGTPPGCRLERLSGTLLAGAQTGARRPVGPGRAPRCPGPAGLEPGAPPAPLPPAARGGGGGRGVFTGTCTVPASWSPSLGCTEGRFLFRKRSAPEGLAQV